DNA from Clupea harengus chromosome 2, Ch_v2.0.2, whole genome shotgun sequence:
atCTGTGGGCAGCATGACAAACTGTACAGTGActcatatgaatgtgtgtgtgtgtgtgtgtgtgtgtgtgtgtgtgtgtgtgtgtgtgtgtgtgagtgtgtgtgtgtgttttaatgataGGGTGAGGAATAGTTACAAGGAGAAATGCCAGGTCACCATCATCTGTTTTTAATTCACATTTATACAGAATGACAGAACATTACTTATTCCTTTAAACGTTCAGTCCATGTGCAATAAATAGACTTACTGCACTGAGCAGCCTTTCAGAAAGAGCATCTAAGGACATCCAGCGCTTGAACATCACATATAGACTGTGTGCTTAGCTCCGCATAGAACATCCAGTGAGCTCTATTGGAACTCTTAGAACTCTCTGGTAGACACTGAAGGAACGTAGAACCATAGCAGAACAGTGGGAGGAGTTAGAGATAAGCTAGAACTGGCACCTCTAAacgagagataaagagaagtTAAAACAGACACCTTTAAACTCTAGTTAAATGATTTCACAAACCAAGGCACACTGGACCGTCTGATACCACAGTGATGAAACAGCTACTCTGCCTATTAAATGTGCTtgattacttgtgtgtgtgtgtgtgtgtgtgtgtgtgtgtgtgtgtgtgtgtgtgtgtgtgtgtgtgtgtgtgtgtgtgtgtgtatgcaagagtATGAGggtgtgtacacatacatgttagacatcagtctgtctgtgtgcatgtatttttcTCTCACCATGTGTGAgttagtatgtatgtgtgtgtgtgtgtgtgtgtgtgtgtgtgtgtgtgtgtgtgtgtgtgtgtctatctgaggTCTAAGTACTGGGGTAAGACATCATTCCAGAAGCCCTCGGAGTCAGGGGCTCCATTAGTAGCGCGCTGTTTACCTGCagctgtctgtctacctgtctgtttgtctgtctgtctgtctgtctgtttgcctgtctgtctacctgtctgtccgcctgtctgtctgcctgtctgtttgcctgtctgtctgcctgtctgtttgtctgtctgtctgcctgaagGTGCTGCTTTTGGTTTAGTCTTTCCTTTCCTaggcttctcctcctcctcctcctcttcctcagattcctcttgttcttcctcctcttcctcctcttcttcatcatcatcatcatcatcatcctcacttTCTGATGCCCTTCCTTTCGTTGGCTTCTTCTTGTCCTTCAGTCCCTGCtttggtttcttctgctctttaaCATTTCGCTTCAGTTTCGCtggtttctcctcctcttcctcttcttcttcatcatcatcatcatcatcatcatcctcacttTCTGTGGCCCTTCCTTTCGTTGGCGTCTTCTTGTCCTTCAGTCCCTGCtttggtttcttctgctctttaaCATTTCGCTTCATTTTCACtggtttctcctcctcctcctcctcctcctcttcgtcagATTCCTCCGACGACTCCTCCTccgactcctcctcctcttcactgtcTTTCTTTTGTCCTTTCTGTGGCTTTCTTAGCAGTTTGCCTCCTTGCCTTTGAATCTTCActggctcctcctcttcagactcctcctcctcttcagactcctcctcctcagactcctcctcctcctcagactcctcctcctcagattcctcctcagactcctcgTCTTCATCTTCACTGTCTTCTTTCTTTTGGATTTGTTTAagtttctttccttctttcttttgttcttttcctctctgcttTTGTCTCACCTGTTCCTTGGCTTTA
Protein-coding regions in this window:
- the LOC122133401 gene encoding nucleolin-like; amino-acid sequence: MKRNVKEQKKPKQGLKDKKTPTKGRATESEDDDDDDDDEEEEEEEEKPAKLKRNVKEQKKPKQGLKDKKKPTKGRASESEDDDDDDDEEEEEEEEEQEESEEEEEEEEKPRKGKTKPKAAPSGRQTDKQTGRQTGKQTGRQTGGQTGRQTGKQTDRQTDKQTGRQTAAGKQRATNGAPDSEGFWNDVLPQYLDLR